A genomic window from Streptomyces broussonetiae includes:
- a CDS encoding class F sortase gives MAPRRRRRRPWHRTRVYRLTRTALLVTVLVTVGSRCGGGHAGPGGAGGPGAVAAVGGPGGKKSCEPPSGPAPGPLPRSRPKSFRIPYLGVDAPITGIGLDKDRQLETPPVDRPQLVGWYQRGPTPGESGTAIAVGHRDTMTGPAVFALLAQAEPCKLIEVTRDDGRTAVYTVDKVKVYDKTGFPDKEVYAPAGRPELRILTCGGYYSRRTGYTSNVVVFAHLTATK, from the coding sequence ATGGCGCCGCGTAGGCGCAGACGCAGGCCCTGGCACCGGACCCGCGTCTACCGCCTCACCAGGACGGCCCTGCTGGTGACCGTCCTGGTGACGGTGGGGAGCCGGTGCGGGGGCGGGCACGCCGGGCCTGGCGGTGCCGGTGGCCCGGGCGCGGTGGCGGCCGTCGGCGGCCCGGGCGGGAAGAAGTCCTGCGAGCCCCCTTCCGGGCCTGCGCCCGGTCCGCTGCCCCGGTCCCGGCCGAAGTCCTTCCGCATTCCCTACCTGGGTGTCGACGCGCCGATCACCGGCATCGGGCTCGACAAGGACCGGCAGTTGGAGACTCCGCCCGTGGACAGGCCCCAGCTGGTCGGCTGGTACCAGCGCGGCCCCACGCCGGGCGAGTCCGGCACCGCGATCGCCGTCGGCCACCGGGACACCATGACCGGCCCCGCCGTCTTCGCCCTGCTCGCCCAGGCCGAGCCCTGCAAGCTCATCGAGGTCACGCGTGACGACGGCCGTACCGCCGTCTACACCGTGGACAAGGTGAAGGTCTACGACAAGACGGGCTTCCCGGACAAGGAGGTCTATGCGCCGGCCGGGCGGCCGGAACTCCGCATCCTGACCTGCGGTGGCTACTACAGCCGCAGGACGGGCTACACCAGCAACGTGGTCGTCTTCGCCCACCTGACCGCGACCAAGTGA
- a CDS encoding MFS transporter — protein MAPGANRGWLLRLVIAFGFAQGAVSMARPAVSYRALALGADERAVGVIAGVYALLPLFAAVPLGRRTDHGRCAPLLPAGVVLIAGGCALSGAVNSLWAMALWSGVMGLGHLCFVIGAQSLVARQSAPHEQDRNFGHFTIGASLGQLLGPVAAGVLIGGPDMAGSSARALVVAGAGAAVAFSSLWRIEDRTAVGPRVPRGARIPVGGILRARGVPAGMLISLSVLSATDILTAYLPVVGEHRGIAPSVIGVLLSLRAGATIACRLVLTPLLRLLGRPALLTATCFLAALLCAGIALALPVWALGVLLTALGFCLGVGQPLSMTTVVQAAPDEARSTALALRLTGNRLGQVAAPAAAGLVAGVAGVAAPFVLLGALLLLSSGVALRSPERPEKEAGPEGPRGRGRAARQGRTAGQGPTRPGLRRTRDL, from the coding sequence ATGGCGCCCGGTGCGAACCGCGGCTGGCTGCTCCGCCTCGTCATCGCCTTCGGCTTCGCACAGGGAGCGGTGTCGATGGCCCGGCCCGCCGTCTCCTACCGGGCCCTCGCCCTCGGCGCCGACGAACGGGCGGTGGGTGTGATCGCGGGCGTGTACGCGCTGTTGCCCCTCTTCGCCGCCGTGCCGCTCGGCCGGCGCACCGACCACGGCCGGTGCGCGCCGCTGCTCCCGGCGGGCGTGGTCCTCATCGCCGGCGGCTGCGCGCTGAGCGGAGCGGTGAACTCCCTGTGGGCGATGGCCCTGTGGAGCGGGGTGATGGGCCTCGGCCACCTCTGCTTCGTCATCGGCGCCCAGTCGCTCGTCGCCCGCCAGTCGGCACCCCACGAGCAGGACCGCAACTTCGGGCACTTCACCATCGGCGCCTCGCTGGGCCAGCTGCTCGGACCCGTCGCCGCCGGCGTTCTGATCGGCGGCCCGGACATGGCGGGCAGCAGCGCCCGTGCGCTGGTGGTGGCGGGCGCGGGCGCGGCGGTCGCCTTCAGCTCGCTGTGGCGCATCGAGGACCGTACGGCCGTCGGCCCCCGCGTCCCGCGCGGCGCACGCATCCCGGTCGGCGGGATCCTGCGCGCCCGCGGCGTCCCCGCCGGCATGCTCATCAGCCTCTCCGTGCTGTCCGCCACCGACATCCTCACCGCCTACCTCCCGGTGGTCGGCGAGCACCGGGGCATCGCCCCCTCGGTGATCGGTGTCCTGCTCAGCCTCCGCGCCGGCGCCACGATCGCCTGCCGTCTGGTCCTCACCCCGCTGCTGCGGCTGCTGGGCCGGCCCGCGCTGCTCACCGCGACCTGCTTCCTCGCGGCGTTGCTGTGCGCCGGGATCGCTCTCGCCCTGCCGGTGTGGGCGCTCGGTGTGCTGCTCACGGCGCTCGGCTTCTGCCTCGGTGTGGGCCAGCCGCTGTCGATGACGACGGTGGTGCAGGCCGCGCCCGACGAAGCCCGTTCCACGGCGCTGGCCCTGCGGCTGACCGGCAACCGGCTCGGCCAGGTCGCGGCCCCGGCCGCCGCCGGCCTGGTCGCCGGGGTGGCGGGCGTGGCTGCTCCGTTCGTGCTGCTGGGGGCGTTGCTGCTGCTGTCCTCGGGGGTGGCGTTGCGGTCGCCGGAGAGGCCGGAGAAGGAGGCGGGGCCAGAGGGGCCGCGGGGGCGGGGACGGGCTGCGCGGCAGGGGAGGACCGCGGGGCAGGGGCCGACGCGTCCGGGATTGCGCCGCACGAGGGATCTCTGA
- a CDS encoding CitMHS family transporter, whose product MLTILGFAMIATFLVLIMLKKMSPIAALVLIPALFCVFVGKGARLGDYVIDGVTGLAPTAAMLMFAIVYFGVMIDVGLFDPIVRGILRFCKADPLRIVVGTALLAAIVSLDGDGSTTFMITVSAMYPLYKRLKMSLVVMTGVAAMANGVMNTLPWGGPTARAATALKVDASDIFVPMIPALAVGLLFVLVLAYVLGRRERGRLGVLTPDEVFVEEKETVLVGAGSAKSPAGTGGSGSGTGAERPEGEDFQGLDPDRPTLRPRLYWFNALLTVALLTVMIMEWLPIPVLFLLGAALALTVNFPHMPDQRARIAAHAENVLNVSGMVFAAAVFTGVLQGTGMVDHMAKWLVDNVPDGLGPHMALVTGVLSIPLTYFMSNDGFYFGILPVLAEAGHAHGVSTLEIARASIIGQPLHMSSPLVPAVYVLVGMAKVEFGDHTRFVVKWAALTSLVVLGAGILFGIV is encoded by the coding sequence ATGCTGACCATCCTCGGCTTCGCCATGATCGCGACCTTCCTGGTCCTGATCATGCTGAAGAAGATGTCGCCGATCGCGGCGCTCGTGCTCATCCCGGCGCTCTTCTGCGTGTTCGTGGGCAAGGGCGCGCGGCTCGGCGACTACGTCATCGACGGCGTCACCGGCCTCGCGCCCACGGCCGCGATGCTCATGTTCGCGATCGTCTACTTCGGTGTGATGATCGACGTCGGCCTCTTCGACCCGATCGTGCGGGGCATCCTGAGGTTCTGCAAGGCCGACCCGCTGCGCATCGTCGTCGGTACCGCGCTCCTCGCCGCGATCGTCTCCCTGGACGGCGACGGCTCCACCACCTTCATGATCACCGTCTCGGCGATGTACCCGCTGTACAAGCGCCTGAAGATGTCCCTGGTCGTGATGACCGGTGTGGCGGCCATGGCCAACGGCGTGATGAACACACTGCCGTGGGGCGGCCCGACCGCCCGCGCCGCCACCGCGCTCAAGGTCGACGCGAGCGACATCTTCGTGCCGATGATCCCGGCCCTGGCCGTGGGCCTGCTGTTCGTCCTCGTCCTCGCCTACGTCCTCGGCCGCCGCGAGCGCGGCCGGCTCGGTGTGCTCACGCCGGACGAGGTGTTCGTCGAGGAGAAGGAGACGGTGCTGGTCGGTGCCGGTTCGGCCAAGTCCCCGGCGGGTACCGGGGGTTCGGGCTCCGGCACCGGCGCGGAGCGTCCCGAGGGCGAGGACTTCCAGGGCCTCGACCCCGACCGTCCCACCCTGCGCCCCAGGCTGTACTGGTTCAACGCGCTGCTCACGGTCGCCCTGCTCACCGTCATGATCATGGAGTGGCTGCCGATCCCGGTGCTCTTCCTGCTCGGCGCGGCCCTCGCCCTCACCGTCAACTTCCCGCACATGCCCGACCAGAGGGCCCGGATCGCCGCCCACGCCGAGAACGTCCTCAACGTCTCCGGCATGGTCTTCGCCGCCGCCGTCTTCACCGGCGTCCTGCAGGGCACCGGCATGGTCGACCACATGGCGAAGTGGCTGGTGGACAACGTCCCCGACGGCTTGGGCCCGCACATGGCCCTCGTCACGGGCGTGCTGAGCATCCCGCTCACGTACTTCATGTCCAACGACGGCTTCTACTTCGGCATCCTGCCGGTGCTCGCCGAGGCGGGCCACGCGCACGGCGTCTCGACGCTGGAGATCGCCCGCGCCTCGATCATCGGCCAGCCCCTGCACATGTCCAGCCCGCTCGTCCCGGCCGTCTACGTCCTGGTCGGCATGGCCAAGGTGGAGTTCGGCGACCACACCCGGTTCGTGGTCAAGTGGGCCGCCCTGACATCCCTGGTCGTGCTCGGGGCAGGAATTCTCTTCGGCATCGTCTGA
- a CDS encoding molybdopterin oxidoreductase family protein gives MSRTALRICPLCEATCGLTLSIEGTRVTGARGDREDVFSKGFICPKGACFGAVDGDPDRLCTPLVRVDGRLREASWQEAFDAVAAGLRPVVERYGADSVGVVLGNPNVHTVAGALYPQVLLAALRTRSLFTASTVDQMPKHVSSGLLFGDANAIPVPDLDHTGHLLLIGANPLESNGSLCTAPDFPGRLKALRARGGRLIVVDPRRTRTAKLADRHLAIRPGTDALLLAAMVTVLFEEGLTDLGHLAPHVRDVDELREAVRDFTPEAVAGACDVDADVIRTLARELAAAPTAAVYARIGSCTVPHGTLASWLVDVLNILTGNLDRPGGALFPQAATDRTPRPAGPGHGFALGRWRSRVRHLPEAKGELPLSALAEEIDTPTDEGEPVRALIAVAANPVLSAPDGDRLDRALDSLDFMVSVDPYLNETSRHAHVVLPPPPPSQSPHHDFAFNTLAVRNQVRYSRAAVPLEPGRMAESEILARLILAATGMHGTDPGAVDAMVIDRTLGKAVRDENSPVHGRAPEELAARLTGDTGPERRLDMMLRLGPYGDGFGARPDGLTLAELLAHPHGIDLGPLRPRLPQPLKTRSGKVELLPGPIAADLPRLRQALGERPEGLVLVGRRHLRSNNSWMHNVPALTGGSNRCTLHIHPEDAARLGVRDGADVRVKGAGGEVVAPAEVTDGVRPGVVSLPHGWGHDRPGTRLSHAASGPGVNVNQLLDGSMLDPLSGNAVLNGIPVQLTASL, from the coding sequence GTGTCCCGCACCGCCCTGCGTATCTGCCCCCTCTGCGAGGCCACCTGCGGACTGACTCTCAGTATCGAGGGCACACGTGTCACCGGCGCCCGCGGCGACCGCGAGGACGTCTTCAGCAAGGGGTTCATCTGCCCCAAGGGTGCCTGCTTCGGCGCCGTCGACGGGGACCCCGACCGGCTGTGCACCCCGCTGGTCCGGGTCGACGGGCGCCTGCGCGAGGCGAGTTGGCAGGAGGCCTTCGACGCGGTCGCCGCCGGCCTGCGCCCGGTCGTGGAGCGGTACGGCGCCGACTCCGTCGGCGTGGTCCTCGGCAACCCCAATGTGCACACCGTGGCCGGCGCCCTCTACCCGCAGGTCCTGCTCGCCGCCCTGCGCACCCGTAGCCTGTTCACCGCCTCCACGGTCGACCAGATGCCCAAGCACGTCTCCAGCGGGCTGCTCTTCGGTGACGCCAACGCGATCCCGGTGCCGGACCTGGACCACACCGGCCATCTGCTCCTCATAGGGGCCAACCCCCTGGAGTCCAACGGCAGTCTGTGCACCGCCCCCGACTTCCCGGGCAGGCTCAAGGCGCTCAGGGCCCGCGGCGGCCGGCTGATCGTGGTGGACCCGCGCCGCACCCGCACCGCGAAGCTGGCCGACCGGCACCTGGCGATCCGGCCCGGCACCGACGCCCTGTTGCTCGCCGCGATGGTCACCGTGCTGTTCGAGGAGGGGCTGACCGATCTCGGCCACCTCGCCCCGCACGTCCGGGACGTCGACGAACTCCGGGAAGCGGTACGCGACTTCACCCCCGAGGCCGTGGCGGGGGCCTGTGACGTCGACGCGGACGTCATCCGCACCCTCGCCCGCGAACTGGCCGCCGCCCCCACCGCCGCCGTCTACGCCCGCATCGGCAGCTGCACCGTCCCGCACGGCACCCTGGCGAGCTGGCTGGTGGACGTCCTCAACATCCTCACCGGCAACCTGGACCGGCCCGGCGGTGCCCTCTTCCCGCAGGCCGCCACCGACAGGACTCCCCGCCCGGCGGGCCCCGGCCATGGCTTCGCGCTCGGCCGCTGGCGTTCCCGGGTCCGCCACCTACCCGAGGCCAAGGGCGAGTTGCCGCTCTCCGCGCTGGCCGAGGAGATCGACACCCCGACCGACGAGGGCGAACCGGTACGCGCGCTGATCGCCGTCGCCGCCAACCCGGTACTGTCCGCACCCGACGGCGACCGCCTCGACCGGGCCCTCGACTCCCTCGACTTCATGGTCAGCGTCGACCCGTACCTCAACGAGACCTCGCGCCACGCCCACGTCGTCCTGCCCCCGCCCCCGCCGTCCCAGAGCCCGCACCACGACTTCGCCTTCAACACCCTCGCCGTCCGCAACCAGGTCCGCTATTCCCGCGCGGCCGTCCCGCTGGAGCCCGGCCGCATGGCCGAGAGCGAGATACTCGCCCGGCTGATCCTCGCGGCCACCGGCATGCACGGCACCGACCCCGGCGCCGTGGACGCGATGGTCATCGACCGGACCCTCGGCAAGGCCGTGCGGGACGAGAACTCCCCGGTGCACGGCCGTGCACCGGAGGAACTCGCCGCCCGGCTCACCGGTGACACGGGCCCCGAGCGGCGCCTCGACATGATGCTGCGCCTCGGCCCCTACGGCGACGGCTTCGGCGCGCGCCCCGACGGGCTGACCCTCGCCGAACTGCTCGCCCACCCGCACGGCATCGACCTCGGCCCGCTGCGCCCCCGGCTGCCGCAGCCGCTCAAGACCCGTAGTGGCAAGGTCGAGCTGCTGCCCGGGCCGATCGCCGCCGACCTGCCCCGGCTGCGGCAGGCGCTGGGGGAGCGGCCCGAGGGGCTCGTCCTCGTCGGCCGCCGCCATCTGCGCTCCAACAACAGCTGGATGCACAACGTGCCCGCGCTCACCGGCGGCTCCAACCGCTGCACCCTGCACATCCACCCCGAGGACGCGGCCCGGCTCGGCGTGCGCGACGGGGCGGACGTGCGCGTCAAGGGCGCCGGAGGAGAGGTGGTGGCCCCCGCCGAGGTCACCGACGGGGTCCGGCCGGGGGTGGTGAGTCTGCCGCACGGCTGGGGGCACGACCGCCCCGGCACCCGCCTCAGCCATGCCGCGTCCGGTCCGGGCGTCAACGTCAACCAGCTCCTCGACGGCAGCATGCTCGACCCGCTGTCCGGCAACGCTGTCTTGAACGGCATCCCCGTCCAGCTCACCGCAAGCCTGTGA
- a CDS encoding TetR/AcrR family transcriptional regulator produces the protein MKPVPHATSLRRAPVQRRSAERLTRILDACAELLDEVGYDALSTRAVAQRAGVPIGSVYRFFGNKRQMADALAQRNLERYTERVTERLKGAQEGDWRAAMDAVLDEYIAMKRTAPGFSLVDFGNQIPVGVRQGEPNTRVADRLIRLLSGYVDRAPDDDLRRVFLVAVESADTLVQLAFRTDPEGDEAIIAETRDLLRAYLGRVLD, from the coding sequence ATGAAGCCCGTGCCCCACGCGACATCGCTCCGCCGCGCGCCCGTCCAGCGGCGCAGCGCCGAACGCCTGACCAGGATCCTCGACGCCTGCGCCGAACTCCTCGACGAGGTCGGCTACGACGCCCTGAGCACCCGTGCGGTCGCCCAGCGCGCCGGTGTGCCCATCGGCTCCGTCTACCGCTTCTTCGGCAACAAACGGCAGATGGCCGACGCCCTCGCCCAGCGCAACCTCGAGCGGTACACCGAGCGCGTCACCGAGCGGCTGAAGGGGGCCCAGGAGGGGGACTGGCGGGCCGCGATGGACGCCGTTCTGGACGAGTACATCGCCATGAAGCGCACCGCGCCCGGCTTCTCCCTGGTCGACTTCGGCAACCAGATCCCGGTCGGCGTCCGCCAGGGCGAGCCCAACACCCGGGTCGCCGACCGGCTGATCCGCCTGCTCTCCGGCTACGTCGACCGCGCCCCGGACGACGATCTGCGCCGGGTCTTCCTGGTCGCCGTCGAGAGCGCGGACACCCTTGTCCAGCTGGCCTTCCGTACGGATCCGGAAGGGGACGAGGCGATCATCGCCGAGACCCGGGACCTGCTGCGGGCGTATCTGGGACGCGTACTCGACTGA
- the hmgA gene encoding homogentisate 1,2-dioxygenase, with protein MSDGGTSRASEVERGSARKTAAGLTYLTGFGNEHASEAVPGALPEGRNSPQRAPLGLYAEQLSGAAFTEPRAHNRRSWLYRIRPSAAHPAFTRTDNGTIRTAPFTESVPDPNRLRWNPLPEPPVGTDFLAGLWTLGGNGDATQRTGMAVHLYHANASMERVFSDADGELLIVPERGELLLHTEFGRLHVEPAQVALIPRGVRLRVELLDESARGYVCENYGAPFRLPDLGPIGANGLANARDFRAPVAAYEEVAGPVEVVNKFCGNLWTAVYDHSPLDVVAWHGSHVPYVYDLRRFNVLGSISYDHPDPSIFTVLTSPSDTPGLAGVDFVVFAPRWLVGEDTFRPPYFHRNVMSEYMGLVEGAYDAKTAGEGGFVPGGGSLHNMMSAHGPDRETFDRASAAELKPQKIDDGLAFMFETRWPVALTPQAAGADHLQPRYDDVWRGLEPHFRA; from the coding sequence ATGAGCGATGGGGGTACCTCCCGCGCGAGCGAAGTCGAGCGTGGGAGCGCGCGCAAGACCGCCGCGGGACTGACGTATCTGACCGGGTTCGGCAACGAGCACGCCTCGGAGGCGGTGCCGGGCGCCCTGCCGGAGGGCCGCAACTCGCCGCAGCGCGCGCCGCTCGGCCTGTACGCGGAGCAGCTGAGCGGTGCGGCCTTCACCGAGCCGCGCGCGCACAACCGCCGCTCCTGGCTCTACCGCATCCGCCCGTCGGCCGCGCATCCCGCCTTCACCCGCACCGACAACGGCACGATCCGTACGGCCCCCTTCACCGAATCCGTACCCGACCCCAACCGCCTGCGCTGGAACCCGTTGCCCGAGCCGCCCGTCGGGACCGACTTCCTGGCCGGCCTGTGGACGCTCGGCGGCAACGGCGACGCGACCCAGCGCACCGGCATGGCCGTGCACCTGTACCACGCCAACGCCTCGATGGAGCGGGTCTTCTCGGACGCGGACGGGGAGCTGCTGATCGTGCCGGAGCGCGGCGAGCTGCTGCTGCACACCGAGTTCGGGCGCCTCCATGTGGAGCCCGCCCAGGTGGCGCTGATCCCACGTGGGGTGCGCTTGCGTGTGGAGCTTCTCGACGAGTCCGCTCGCGGCTATGTGTGCGAGAACTACGGGGCGCCGTTCCGCCTGCCCGACCTCGGTCCCATCGGCGCCAACGGGCTCGCCAACGCCCGGGACTTCAGGGCGCCGGTCGCCGCGTACGAGGAGGTGGCGGGCCCGGTGGAGGTGGTGAACAAGTTCTGCGGCAACCTCTGGACGGCCGTCTACGACCACTCCCCGCTCGACGTGGTCGCCTGGCACGGCAGCCATGTGCCGTACGTCTACGATCTGCGCCGTTTCAATGTGCTGGGGTCCATTTCCTACGACCACCCGGATCCGTCCATCTTCACGGTCCTGACCTCCCCGTCGGACACCCCCGGCCTGGCCGGCGTCGACTTCGTCGTCTTCGCTCCGCGCTGGCTGGTGGGCGAGGACACCTTCCGGCCGCCGTACTTCCACCGGAACGTGATGAGCGAGTACATGGGCCTGGTCGAGGGCGCGTACGACGCGAAGACGGCCGGGGAGGGCGGCTTCGTGCCGGGCGGCGGCTCGCTGCACAACATGATGTCGGCGCACGGCCCGGACCGGGAGACCTTCGACCGGGCGAGCGCGGCCGAGCTGAAGCCGCAGAAGATCGACGACGGCCTGGCGTTCATGTTCGAGACCCGCTGGCCGGTGGCCCTCACCCCGCAGGCGGCCGGTGCCGACCACCTCCAGCCGCGCTACGACGACGTGTGGCGGGGCCTCGAGCCCCACTTCCGCGCATGA
- a CDS encoding GntR family transcriptional regulator: MTSFAPDSIVLNRKLPLWYQVSQSLRASILGRSPEDPLRLPTEEQLAEHYGVSVLTMRQALKELEDEGLISRHRRRGTFIEPDVRRGAPVRLLGSVDAIVAQQSGMTTELLDHGTVPVPPQLAEYFPGLTEVATYHRLRSDEKTGEPTNHAVNHVRPDLAARIDLEDLIRWPMTKVLRDVVGADISRITDTVEARLADPETARLLQVPLLSPILHYTGVTYDTEGQVLDVAVIHYRGDRFSFSVTLEAT; encoded by the coding sequence GTGACCTCCTTCGCCCCTGACTCGATCGTCCTGAACCGCAAGCTGCCGCTCTGGTACCAGGTGTCGCAGTCGCTGCGCGCCTCGATACTCGGCCGCTCGCCCGAGGATCCGCTGCGGCTGCCCACCGAGGAGCAGCTGGCGGAGCACTACGGGGTGAGCGTGCTGACCATGCGGCAGGCGCTGAAGGAGCTGGAGGACGAGGGGCTGATCAGCCGGCACCGGCGGCGCGGCACGTTCATCGAGCCCGACGTCCGCCGGGGCGCCCCGGTGCGGCTGCTCGGCTCGGTCGACGCGATCGTGGCCCAGCAGTCCGGCATGACGACCGAGTTGCTGGACCACGGCACGGTGCCCGTGCCGCCCCAGCTCGCCGAGTACTTCCCGGGCCTCACCGAGGTGGCGACGTACCACCGGCTGCGCAGCGACGAGAAGACCGGCGAGCCGACCAACCACGCCGTCAACCACGTCCGCCCCGACCTTGCCGCGCGTATCGACCTGGAGGACCTGATCCGCTGGCCGATGACGAAGGTGCTGCGGGACGTGGTGGGCGCGGACATCAGCCGCATCACGGACACGGTGGAGGCACGGCTCGCCGACCCGGAGACCGCCCGCCTCCTCCAAGTCCCGCTGCTCAGCCCGATCCTGCACTACACGGGCGTGACGTACGACACCGAGGGGCAGGTGCTGGACGTGGCGGTGATCCACTACCGGGGGGACCGGTTCTCCTTCTCGGTGACCCTGGAAGCCACCTGA
- a CDS encoding type ISP restriction/modification enzyme has protein sequence MPCVTYDDAPLLADLMPWSVAPLRPGRAWPTAPDPASLKARWQALLAAEGPDRRALFEPTRARTLDSAVGQLPGQPTGTERLARAEGPCAEPVRVLAAPFDEQWLIPDHRLLDTARPELWRVADARQVFVVETGDETAPLLATSLLPTLRTPRIRPLFRRPGGTEPNLAPGLLDHLADRLGTRPEPADVLAWILVAVRPDLTVPLTGDAEAWERGVESGRRMLWLMRRDGERPRLPGGRRPYVRAPLPGRPVTLEHDLEDEALLLGEGRISPVPPAAWEYEVAGVRVLESWFAARTAPAEPGTLAAIRPAAWPQPWTSELLELITVLVLLAELRPKRAESKVTAPVTAGELRAAGVLPVPDASRRPASVLDHHEEGPEGQFALL, from the coding sequence ATGCCCTGCGTGACGTACGACGACGCTCCGCTGCTGGCGGACCTCATGCCGTGGTCCGTCGCACCGCTGCGCCCCGGCCGCGCCTGGCCGACGGCGCCCGATCCCGCCTCCCTCAAGGCCCGCTGGCAGGCGCTGCTGGCGGCCGAAGGCCCGGACCGCCGGGCCCTGTTCGAGCCGACCCGGGCCCGCACCCTCGACTCGGCGGTGGGCCAGCTGCCCGGTCAGCCGACCGGCACCGAGCGGCTGGCCCGCGCCGAGGGCCCCTGTGCGGAGCCGGTACGGGTGCTGGCGGCACCCTTCGACGAACAGTGGCTGATCCCGGACCACCGGCTGCTCGACACGGCCCGCCCGGAGCTGTGGCGGGTGGCGGACGCACGGCAGGTGTTCGTCGTCGAGACGGGCGACGAGACCGCTCCCCTGCTGGCGACCTCGCTGCTGCCCACGCTGCGCACGCCCCGCATCCGCCCGCTGTTCCGCCGCCCGGGCGGCACGGAACCGAATCTCGCCCCCGGGCTGCTGGACCACCTCGCCGACCGCCTGGGCACCCGCCCCGAACCGGCCGACGTGCTCGCCTGGATCCTGGTGGCGGTCCGCCCCGACCTCACCGTCCCGCTGACCGGGGACGCCGAGGCGTGGGAGCGGGGCGTGGAGTCCGGGCGCCGCATGTTGTGGCTGATGCGCCGCGACGGCGAGCGTCCCAGGCTGCCGGGCGGCCGCCGCCCCTACGTCCGCGCGCCCCTGCCGGGCCGCCCCGTCACCCTCGAACACGACCTCGAGGACGAGGCCCTCCTGCTGGGCGAGGGCCGCATCTCCCCCGTGCCGCCGGCGGCCTGGGAGTACGAGGTGGCCGGGGTCCGGGTGCTGGAGTCCTGGTTCGCGGCCCGTACGGCCCCGGCCGAGCCGGGCACCCTCGCGGCGATCCGCCCGGCGGCCTGGCCGCAGCCGTGGACGTCGGAGCTGCTGGAGCTGATCACGGTGCTGGTGCTGCTGGCCGAACTGCGGCCGAAGCGGGCCGAGTCGAAGGTGACGGCGCCGGTCACCGCCGGCGAGCTGCGGGCGGCGGGCGTCCTCCCGGTCCCCGACGCGTCCCGCCGCCCCGCCTCGGTCCTGGACCACCACGAGGAGGGCCCGGAGGGCCAGTTCGCCCTGCTCTGA
- a CDS encoding CaiB/BaiF CoA transferase family protein, giving the protein MDQQPLPLAGITVVAVEQAVAAPFATRQLADLGARVIKVERVDGGDFARGYDTAARGLASHFVWCNRGKESLALDLKDPRALAAVRRLVADADVFVQNLAHGAAARLGLDAATLCAAHPRLIAVDISGYGAFGPYAGKRAYDMLVQCEAGLVSVTGTPEQPVKAGIPAADIAAAMYAFSGVLAALVRRGTTGRGGPVEVSMLEALAEWLGHPLHHAMHGGEPPARTGLAHAVIAPYDAYPTADGGRVLLSVQNDREWRRLAEQVLGRPELGMDPEYATNASRVANREKTDELVARALGALDTEEALDRLEDAGIACARLRDLHELAAHPQLAARERWRQVGSPVGPLKALLPPITLPGGDEARMGDVPALGQHTGALLRAVGMTDEEIAAMRRDGVAA; this is encoded by the coding sequence ATGGACCAGCAGCCTCTGCCCCTTGCGGGCATCACCGTCGTCGCCGTCGAACAGGCCGTGGCCGCGCCCTTCGCAACCCGGCAGCTCGCCGACCTGGGCGCCCGGGTCATCAAGGTGGAGCGGGTCGACGGCGGCGATTTCGCGCGCGGCTACGACACCGCGGCCCGCGGTCTCGCCTCGCACTTCGTGTGGTGCAACCGCGGCAAGGAGTCCCTCGCGCTGGACCTGAAGGACCCGCGTGCTCTGGCCGCCGTACGGCGGCTTGTCGCGGACGCGGACGTGTTCGTGCAGAACCTCGCGCACGGGGCGGCCGCCCGCCTCGGGCTGGACGCGGCCACGCTGTGTGCGGCACACCCCCGGCTGATCGCCGTGGACATCTCCGGATACGGCGCCTTCGGGCCGTACGCCGGCAAACGGGCGTACGACATGCTCGTGCAGTGCGAGGCGGGGCTCGTGTCGGTGACGGGGACACCGGAGCAGCCGGTGAAGGCAGGCATCCCGGCGGCGGACATCGCGGCGGCCATGTACGCGTTCTCGGGCGTGCTGGCAGCCCTCGTACGACGCGGCACGACCGGGCGGGGCGGGCCGGTGGAGGTCTCCATGCTGGAGGCGCTCGCCGAGTGGCTGGGGCATCCCCTGCACCATGCGATGCACGGAGGCGAACCCCCTGCGCGCACCGGACTCGCACACGCCGTCATCGCGCCGTACGACGCCTATCCCACGGCGGACGGCGGACGGGTACTGCTGTCCGTACAGAACGACCGGGAGTGGCGGCGACTGGCCGAACAGGTCCTGGGGCGCCCGGAACTGGGGATGGATCCGGAGTACGCGACGAACGCCTCACGTGTCGCGAACCGGGAGAAGACGGACGAACTGGTGGCGCGGGCGCTCGGCGCACTGGACACCGAGGAGGCACTGGACCGGCTGGAGGACGCGGGCATCGCCTGCGCGCGGCTGAGGGATCTGCACGAGCTGGCGGCGCATCCACAGCTGGCGGCCCGGGAGCGGTGGCGTCAGGTGGGTTCGCCGGTCGGACCGTTGAAGGCGCTGCTGCCTCCCATCACGCTGCCGGGCGGGGACGAGGCGCGGATGGGGGACGTGCCCGCGCTCGGACAGCACACCGGGGCGCTGCTGCGTGCCGTGGGGATGACGGACGAGGAGATCGCAGCGATGCGCCGGGACGGCGTGGCGGCCTGA